From Carassius auratus strain Wakin chromosome 22, ASM336829v1, whole genome shotgun sequence, a single genomic window includes:
- the fetub gene encoding fetuin B has translation MKQCVVLMMAFVCVHGAPVDVLTPGSCKDAVTSSAAAEAMNKINLDRTEGYIFSLDRLTNVHQMKHGETGIVFYLTFDVLETKCHVISKKNWRNCEIRNPEQYPVYGQCKAVMYMNRVHRVTRLYKYSCTVRPVPASKIRERCPDCPVQLPEDHEAVLRTVKMGMEKYNNESAVANYFVPLNITRAFSQRDFGRFYSVEFTIQETVCSSKNNTADVSKCEVMACEFAHKGFCKVSHSVTITNEEHLSVQCEIFEPEAAEEEKKKHLIGGELDHSHSSTTGSATEQDHDHTKPHTHEHDHEHTSGHDHTHEHGKDLGHSHEHDHAHAHHANAHEHGQDEWEHHHHQYGHKKDETHEHDHEVALDHEHKHRHLHEHEHHHHHHDHENKTTVRRPDGMINVLPPMDKPMTLPSFPDKPAAGPEQPSTLPFHPDPQIPGQREPTIHPFPDTMSPECPAKSNIHNGLLKQIISEDPLFKPTV, from the exons ATGAAGCAGTGTGTGGTACTGATGATGGCCTTCGTTTGCGTCCATGGGGCCCCTGTGGACGTTTTGACCCCCGGTTCTTGCAAAGATGCTGTAACAAGCAGTGCTGCTGCTGAAGCTATGAACAAAATCAATCTGGACCGCACTGAGGGTTACATTTTCAGCCTTGATCGTCTCACCAATGTCCATCAGATGAAGCAT GGGGAGACAGGAATTGTCTTCTATCTCACATTTGATGTTTTGGAGACCAAGTGTCATGTCATCAGCAAGAAAAACTGGAGAAACTGTGAAATCCGAAACCCTGAACAGTACCCA GTCTATGGACAGTGCAAGGCCGTTATGTACATGAACCGAGTTCACAGAGTGACCCGTCTGTATAAGTATAGCTGTACTGTGAGACCAG TGCCTGCCTCCAAAATCAGAGAACGGTGCCCAGATTGCCCTGTACAGCTCCCAGAGGATCATGAAGCAGTCTTGAGGACAGTGAAGATGGGCATGGAGAAATACAATAATGAGAGTGCAGTGGCAAACTACTTTGTTCCTCTAAACATTACAAGAGCTTTCTCTCAG CGTGACTTCGGAAGATTCTACAGTGTGGAGTTCACCATCCAAGAGACGGTCTGCTCTTCCAAAAACAATACTGCTGATGTCTCTAAATGTGAGGTCATGGCATGCGAGTTTGCG CACAAAGGATTCTGCAAAGTCTCTCACTCGGTCACAATCACCAACGAGGAGCATCTCAGTGTTCAGTGTGAAATCTTTGAACCAGAG GCTGCTGAAGAGGAGAAGAAAAAACACTTGATTGGAGGTGAACTGGACCACAGCCATAGCAGCACAACTGGCTCAGCTACTGAACAAGATCATGACCACACCAAACCCCACACACATGAACATGACCATGAACACACCTCAGGCCACGACCACACACACGAACATGGCAAGGATCTTGGACACTCTCACGAGCACGACCATGCTCACGCCCATCACGCCAATGCCCATGAGCACGGTCAGGACGAGTGGGAGCACCATCACCACCAGTACGGTCACAAAAAGGACGAGACCCATGAACACGACCATGAGGTGGCCCTGGACCACGAGCACAAACACAGACATCTCCACGAGCATGagcatcaccaccaccaccacgatCATGAGAATAAAACTACAGTAAGGCGTCCTGATGGCATGATCAATGTCCTTCCTCCCATGGATAAGCCCATGACCCTTCCATCCTTCCCTGACAAGCCTGCTGCAGGACCTGAGCAGCCCTCCACCCTCCCGTTCCACCCTGACCCCCAGATACCAGGACAAAGGGAGCCCACCATCCATCCCTTCCCTGACACCATGTCCCCTGAGTGTCCTGCAAAGTCCAACATCCACAATGGACTGCTTAAGCAGATCATCAGTGAGGATCCGCTCTTTAAACCCACTGTGTAG